The following nucleotide sequence is from Chromobacterium rhizoryzae.
ACGGCCAGCGCGAGCTGTTCGCCCGCATCGACGGGCTGCGCGAGGAGGCCGACGTCTGGCAGCGCTTAAACGGCCTGATCGGCTCCGCCGGCGGCGACAAATACCGCCGCTTCGCCCAGGGTCTGACGCTGGAGCATCTGGTGGCGCTGGCCAACCGCCACCTGAGCCGGCTGCACGGCCGCTATTGGCTGCGCCGCCGCGCCGACGGCGAGCTGGAGCTGGAAATCGTCGACAGCTGGCAGGCCGACGCCGCGCGCGACACCCGCACCCTGTCCGGCGGCGAAAGCTTCCTGGTCAGCCTGGCGCTGGCGCTGGCCTTGTCCGACCTGGCCAGTCACAAAACCTCGATCGATTCGCTGTTCCTGGACGAGGGCTTCGGCACTCTGGACGGCGACACGCTGGAACTGGCGCTGGACGCCCTGGACGCGCTCAACGCCGGCGGCAAGACCATAGGCGTGATCAGCCATGTGGAGGCCTTGAAGGAGCGCATCCCGGTGCAGATCCGGGTGGGCCGGGCCGGCGCCGCCGGTTGCTCCGCGCTGACGGTGAGCGGCTAAGAAGCTGTTCACGATCGGCTGCGCGTCGTTGAGAGGCGACCGGGTGAGGGCCGCTTCGAAATGCTGATGCGCCGCGTGTGCATTCGGCTTCCTCAGCGGTTTTCGCCTCGCTCTGGCTTGGAGACCATGAACAGGCCCGCCTCAGCCGGCGGCGAAGTCGGCGAGCGCGGCGCCGTCCATCCGGTAACGCACCCATTCCGCCTGCGGCTTGGCGCCGATGGACAGGTAAAAGTCTATGGCCGGCTGGTTCCAGTCCAGCACGCTCCATTCGAAGCGGCCGCAGCCGTGTTCCACCGCCAGCTGGGCCAGGCGGCGCAGCATCAGCTTGCCGGCGCCGCCGCCGCGTTGCCGCGGCGAAATATACAGGTCTTCCAGATACAGGCCCTGCTTGGCTTGCCAGGTGGAATAGCTGAAGAAGTAGACGGCGTAGCCGGCCGGTTCGCCGTCCACCTCGCAAATCAGCGCCCGCGCCGGGCTGTCCGCGCCAAACAGGCTGGAGACGATGCTGTCCTCGGTGGCGGCCACTTGATCGCCGGCGCGTTCGTAGACGGCCAGTTCCTTGATGAGGCGCAGGATCAGCGCGGCGTCTTGGGCTTGGGCGGGGCGGATATGGATGGACATGGACGGAACCTGAATAGTGGTGAATGGATTAAGCGCTATACTACGGCCAAGACAAACTGCATGTGCTGCATTGTTTTCAAGTCATGATGAACATCCTGCATTCCGACCTGCGCCGCTTGGACCTGAATCTACTGCTGGTCTTCGACGCCTTGCTGCGCCAGCGCTCGGTCAGCGCCGCCGCCGACGAACTGGCGATGAGCCCGTCGGCGTTCAGCCACGCGCTGGCGCGGCTGCGCGCCGCCCTGGGCGACGATCTCTTTGTGCGCATCGGCAATGCGATGCAGCCCACCGCCTACGCGGAAAGACTG
It contains:
- a CDS encoding GNAT family N-acetyltransferase → MSIHIRPAQAQDAALILRLIKELAVYERAGDQVAATEDSIVSSLFGADSPARALICEVDGEPAGYAVYFFSYSTWQAKQGLYLEDLYISPRQRGGGAGKLMLRRLAQLAVEHGCGRFEWSVLDWNQPAIDFYLSIGAKPQAEWVRYRMDGAALADFAAG